One window from the genome of Mucilaginibacter ginsenosidivorans encodes:
- the gldB gene encoding gliding motility lipoprotein GldB, translating into MTFYSVKPKQIYLIFFMAVLLASCGRSKKVDVSNIDVNVTIERFDHDMNAMETKPIAPQAVYMQKKYGSFYTDFMERIIQVGETRDTGYFKTLREIFAAGPYNEVKHEVDSIFPNMDKENAELTDAFKHVKYYYPNKALPRLFAYFSGFQGAQITIGNGYYGIGLDLFLGANSKFYTANAIREVFPHYISRRFTPDHITPRVVEVMAREDMFPEGDKDKSLLSRMVYNGKIMYFMDKILPDMADTLKIGYTGKQLKWCNDFKSQIWAYFLEQNLLYESDYEKIQKYLGEAPFTPGLGEKNEAAPKLAVWTGWQIVKEYMDKNPDVTLQQLMADQDAQKILNGSKYRPK; encoded by the coding sequence ATGACCTTCTATTCTGTTAAGCCTAAGCAAATTTACCTAATTTTTTTTATGGCAGTGCTATTAGCCTCATGCGGCCGCTCCAAAAAAGTTGATGTCAGCAATATTGATGTTAACGTGACAATCGAGCGCTTTGATCATGATATGAACGCAATGGAAACTAAACCTATTGCCCCGCAGGCGGTGTACATGCAAAAAAAATACGGCTCATTTTATACCGACTTTATGGAGCGTATTATACAGGTAGGTGAAACACGGGACACGGGTTATTTCAAAACATTGAGGGAAATATTTGCCGCCGGGCCGTACAACGAGGTTAAGCACGAGGTAGATTCGATATTCCCTAACATGGATAAAGAGAATGCCGAACTTACCGATGCTTTCAAACACGTCAAATATTACTATCCTAATAAAGCCCTGCCAAGACTTTTTGCCTACTTTTCGGGTTTCCAGGGAGCACAAATAACCATCGGGAACGGCTATTACGGCATCGGGCTCGACCTGTTTTTAGGAGCAAATTCCAAATTCTATACAGCAAATGCAATTCGCGAAGTGTTTCCGCATTATATTTCGAGGCGTTTCACCCCGGATCACATAACGCCGCGGGTGGTGGAGGTGATGGCCAGGGAGGATATGTTCCCCGAAGGCGACAAAGATAAGTCGCTTCTGTCGCGAATGGTATACAACGGCAAGATCATGTACTTTATGGACAAGATATTACCGGACATGGCCGATACGCTGAAAATAGGTTATACCGGCAAGCAACTGAAATGGTGCAATGATTTTAAATCGCAGATATGGGCATATTTTCTCGAACAAAACCTGCTTTATGAATCAGACTACGAAAAGATCCAAAAGTATTTAGGCGAAGCTCCTTTCACACCCGGGTTGGGCGAAAAGAACGAGGCCGCTCCAAAACTTGCTGTTTGGACAGGCTGGCAAATAGTTAAAGAATACATGGATAAAAATCCAGATGTAACATTGCAGCAGCTGATGGCCGACCAGGATGCGCAAAAGATATTGAACGGATCTAAGTACAGACCCAAATAG
- a CDS encoding DUF4349 domain-containing protein, producing MKTKFLILVAVVALLAACKGKSSKDYEFINDRSAAMADTVAGADSTKMPAEKLVKTSDINIKVKDVRLAGEEIASLTKAYGGMVMHHQVQSTARPAHDVHISSDSIMRIAAYSTTADMMVRVPSEKLEEFTAKVSRMGIYVNMSRMDIEDKTLDYLAAQLKLKDRQELVSQQRRGKIKIKNPTDVLLLKDDMVDHKIENLRTDAAVKFSLVSLNFYQGDSILKEVIANDDPSVYNIPFFQRLGLAVADGWLLFIDIVIALANMWVLILCGLFLWRSFIYYKRQLRKTQAPAA from the coding sequence ATGAAAACGAAATTTTTGATCCTTGTAGCTGTCGTAGCGCTACTTGCGGCTTGTAAAGGAAAGTCGTCCAAAGACTATGAATTCATCAATGACAGGTCAGCTGCGATGGCCGATACGGTAGCCGGTGCCGATAGTACGAAAATGCCCGCCGAAAAACTTGTGAAAACATCCGACATTAATATCAAAGTGAAAGATGTACGACTTGCAGGTGAAGAGATAGCTTCATTGACCAAAGCTTATGGTGGCATGGTTATGCATCATCAAGTGCAATCGACAGCGCGGCCCGCACACGACGTACACATCAGCAGTGATTCTATCATGCGAATTGCAGCTTACAGCACTACAGCCGATATGATGGTTCGCGTGCCGTCGGAAAAGCTGGAGGAGTTTACTGCCAAAGTGAGCCGCATGGGTATATATGTCAACATGAGCCGGATGGATATAGAGGATAAAACGCTTGATTATTTAGCTGCTCAGCTTAAGTTGAAGGACAGACAGGAACTGGTGAGCCAGCAGAGAAGAGGAAAGATAAAAATTAAGAATCCAACCGATGTACTTTTGCTAAAGGACGACATGGTGGATCACAAGATCGAGAACCTGCGGACCGACGCGGCTGTAAAATTCAGCTTGGTAAGTTTGAATTTCTACCAGGGCGATTCGATACTTAAAGAAGTCATCGCTAACGATGATCCGTCAGTTTATAATATTCCCTTCTTTCAGCGACTTGGTTTAGCTGTCGCCGATGGCTGGTTGCTATTTATTGATATTGTTATAGCGCTGGCAAATATGTGGGTGTTGATCTTGTGTGGATTGTTCTTGTGGCGGAGCTTTATCTATTACAAAAGACAGCTGAGAAAAACGCAGGCACCCGCTGCATAA
- the atpG gene encoding ATP synthase F1 subunit gamma, which translates to MANLKEVRNRISSVTSTQQITKAMKMVSAAKLKRATNAIMQLRPYANKLKDMLANLSASLEDGSSPFLQEREPNKVLIVVVSSNRGLAGAFNANAIKTANNLISEKYSAQHKAGNISIIGIGKKSQEYYQRRKYNVVGDNNELFNSLNFLNVSKVTEAIMEGFLKGEFDRVEVVYNQFKNAAMQILTVEQLLPVPKSEKKVDTAHQVDYILEPSQEEIVEQLIPKNIKIQLYKAVLDSHASEHGARMTAMDKATDNAGELLKQLKLSYNQARQAAITTELTEIVSGAAALSSN; encoded by the coding sequence ATGGCTAATTTAAAAGAAGTAAGAAACAGGATATCGTCGGTAACGTCGACACAGCAGATCACCAAGGCCATGAAAATGGTTTCGGCGGCCAAGCTGAAGCGTGCCACCAATGCGATCATGCAGTTGCGACCTTACGCCAACAAGCTAAAGGATATGCTGGCCAACCTATCGGCATCACTGGAAGATGGCTCATCGCCATTTTTACAGGAGCGCGAGCCGAACAAGGTGCTGATCGTTGTTGTTTCGTCTAACCGTGGTTTGGCCGGCGCTTTTAACGCTAACGCGATAAAAACCGCTAATAACCTGATATCTGAAAAATACAGCGCCCAGCATAAGGCAGGCAATATATCGATAATTGGTATCGGTAAAAAAAGCCAGGAGTATTATCAGCGTCGTAAATACAATGTGGTTGGAGATAACAACGAGCTGTTCAACTCGCTTAATTTCCTCAATGTGTCGAAGGTAACGGAAGCCATCATGGAAGGTTTCCTGAAAGGTGAGTTTGATCGCGTCGAGGTGGTTTACAACCAGTTCAAAAACGCAGCCATGCAGATCCTGACCGTTGAGCAGTTGCTTCCTGTTCCTAAATCTGAAAAGAAAGTAGACACGGCTCACCAGGTCGACTATATTCTTGAACCATCGCAGGAAGAGATCGTGGAGCAGTTAATACCAAAGAATATCAAGATACAATTATACAAAGCCGTTCTGGATTCGCATGCTTCTGAGCATGGCGCCCGTATGACAGCTATGGATAAGGCGACTGATAATGCAGGCGAATTGCTTAAGCAATTAAAATTATCCTACAACCAGGCACGGCAGGCAGCCATTACAACCGAGCTTACCGAAATTGTGAGCGGTGCGGCTGCTTTGTCATCAAACTAA
- the atpA gene encoding F0F1 ATP synthase subunit alpha, with product MVEVRPDEVSAILRQQLSGFKSESELEEVGTVLQVGDGIARVYGLTKVQSGELVEFETGLQGIVLNLEEDNVGVVLLGKSDGVKEGDTIKRTKKIASINVGDGMLGRVVNTLGQPIDGKGPITGKTYEMPLERKAPGVIYRQPVTEPLQTGIKAIDAMIPIGRGQRELVIGDRQTGKTAVCIDTIINQKEFYAAGQPVLCIYVACGQKSSTVANIVRTLEENGAMPYTIVVSASAADPAPMQFFAPFAGAAIGEFFRDTGRPALIIYDDLSKQAVAYREVSLLLRRPPGREAYPGDVFYLHSRLLERAAKINANDSIAQAMNDLPDSIKDIAKGGGSLTALPIIETQAGDVSAYIPTNVISITDGQIFLESNLFNAGVRPAINVGISVSRVGGNAQIKSMKKVAGTLKLDQAQFRELEAFSKFGSDLDASTKTVLDKGARNVEILKQGQYSPVTVEKQVAIVYAGTKNLMRNVPVNKIKEFENEYTTQLELRHPQTLAALKAGKLDDEITGVLETVAKELAGKY from the coding sequence ATGGTAGAGGTAAGACCAGACGAAGTATCAGCCATATTGCGCCAGCAATTGTCGGGCTTCAAGTCAGAATCTGAATTAGAAGAAGTAGGAACGGTACTTCAGGTGGGCGACGGTATTGCCCGCGTTTACGGATTAACTAAAGTACAATCGGGTGAGTTGGTTGAATTTGAGACCGGCCTGCAGGGTATCGTGCTAAACCTGGAAGAAGATAACGTGGGTGTGGTATTGCTTGGGAAATCGGACGGCGTAAAGGAAGGCGATACGATCAAGCGTACCAAGAAGATCGCTTCGATAAATGTGGGCGATGGGATGCTTGGCCGCGTGGTGAATACCCTGGGACAGCCAATAGATGGCAAAGGTCCGATAACAGGTAAAACTTACGAAATGCCGCTGGAGCGCAAGGCACCCGGTGTAATTTACCGTCAGCCTGTTACCGAGCCTTTACAAACAGGTATCAAGGCCATCGATGCGATGATCCCTATCGGCCGTGGCCAGCGCGAGCTTGTGATCGGCGACCGCCAGACTGGTAAGACCGCTGTTTGTATCGATACCATTATCAATCAAAAAGAATTTTATGCTGCCGGTCAGCCGGTACTGTGTATATATGTGGCTTGCGGCCAAAAATCTTCAACCGTTGCGAACATTGTTCGTACGCTGGAAGAGAACGGTGCCATGCCTTATACCATCGTTGTTTCGGCAAGCGCTGCCGACCCTGCTCCAATGCAGTTCTTCGCACCGTTTGCGGGCGCTGCTATCGGCGAGTTCTTCCGCGATACCGGGCGTCCTGCTTTGATCATCTATGATGATTTGTCTAAACAGGCTGTTGCTTACCGCGAAGTGTCGCTGCTGTTGCGTCGTCCTCCTGGCCGCGAGGCTTATCCTGGTGACGTATTTTACCTGCATAGCCGTTTACTGGAACGTGCCGCTAAGATCAACGCCAACGACTCCATCGCCCAGGCAATGAACGATCTTCCCGATTCGATAAAAGATATCGCTAAAGGTGGTGGTTCGTTAACCGCGTTGCCAATCATTGAAACACAGGCCGGTGACGTATCAGCGTATATCCCAACCAACGTGATCTCGATCACCGACGGCCAGATATTCCTGGAGTCGAACCTGTTTAACGCTGGTGTTCGCCCTGCTATCAACGTGGGTATTTCGGTATCGCGTGTGGGTGGTAACGCACAGATCAAATCGATGAAAAAAGTTGCCGGTACCCTGAAACTTGACCAGGCCCAGTTCCGCGAGCTGGAAGCTTTCTCAAAATTCGGTTCGGACCTTGACGCCTCAACCAAAACAGTACTTGACAAGGGTGCCCGTAACGTGGAGATTCTGAAACAAGGCCAGTATTCGCCGGTAACCGTTGAAAAACAGGTGGCTATAGTTTACGCAGGTACTAAAAACCTGATGCGTAACGTGCCGGTTAACAAGATCAAAGAATTCGAAAACGAATATACTACTCAGTTGGAATTACGCCACCCGCAAACGCTGGCTGCTTTGAAAGCCGGTAAACTGGATGACGAGATAACCGGCGTACTGGAAACAGTAGCAAAGGAATTGGCAGGGAAGTATTAA
- the atpH gene encoding ATP synthase F1 subunit delta yields MSELTVANRYAKSLIDLAEEEKALEAIRSDMELFTHTLKANSQLQAVLANPIIAHDKKIKILEAIFAGKVSKVTDSFFKIMINKSRAQVLYATAKEFINQYNVIKNIVRAYVTSATPLSEENKKQIIAELKASTGGTIELHTKVDHNLIGGFVLKVGDLQVDTSLLTSLKKLKSDFAHGVNQ; encoded by the coding sequence ATGTCTGAATTAACAGTTGCAAACAGGTATGCCAAGTCGTTGATCGATCTTGCCGAAGAGGAGAAAGCTCTCGAGGCAATAAGGAGCGACATGGAACTTTTTACGCATACCCTAAAAGCCAATTCACAGCTGCAGGCAGTTTTGGCTAATCCCATCATTGCTCACGACAAAAAGATCAAGATATTGGAGGCTATATTTGCCGGCAAAGTAAGTAAGGTTACTGATTCATTCTTTAAGATAATGATCAACAAAAGCCGTGCGCAGGTTTTATATGCAACCGCAAAGGAGTTTATTAATCAGTATAATGTGATCAAGAATATTGTGCGGGCTTATGTAACATCAGCGACTCCGTTATCTGAAGAAAATAAGAAGCAAATAATTGCGGAACTAAAGGCATCGACAGGTGGCACTATCGAATTGCATACCAAAGTAGATCATAACTTGATCGGCGGGTTTGTACTGAAAGTGGGCGACCTGCAGGTTGACACCAGTTTGCTGACGAGCTTAAAGAAATTGAAATCAGACTTCGCCCACGGCGTGAATCAATAA
- a CDS encoding F0F1 ATP synthase subunit B, producing MELVKPEIGLVFWTALSFLILLFILGKFAWKPILAAISEREKSIESALSMAEAAKEEMARLTSENDALLKQARIERDEILKEAKQMKDQIVADAKDAANVEGSRMIERARIEIDNQKAIAMADVKNQVATLSIEIAEKILRKQFEDQKKQDALVADLLKEVKLR from the coding sequence ATGGAATTAGTTAAACCCGAAATAGGTTTAGTTTTCTGGACAGCCCTTTCATTCCTTATCTTATTATTCATCCTGGGTAAATTTGCCTGGAAGCCTATCCTGGCCGCCATCAGCGAACGTGAAAAATCTATTGAAAGCGCGCTTTCAATGGCCGAAGCTGCCAAAGAAGAGATGGCTCGTTTGACAAGCGAAAACGATGCCCTGTTAAAACAGGCACGTATCGAACGCGATGAGATTTTGAAGGAAGCCAAGCAGATGAAGGACCAAATAGTGGCCGATGCTAAAGATGCCGCTAATGTTGAAGGTAGCCGAATGATCGAAAGGGCTCGTATCGAAATAGATAATCAAAAAGCTATCGCCATGGCCGACGTTAAGAATCAGGTAGCTACTTTGTCTATTGAGATCGCGGAAAAAATATTGCGTAAGCAGTTTGAAGATCAGAAGAAACAGGACGCTTTAGTGGCCGACCTGCTGAAAGAAGTGAAATTAAGGTAA
- the atpE gene encoding ATP synthase F0 subunit C: protein MTGMIGHAGMVLAAATTVFGNVAALGAGLAAIGAGIGIGQIGGKAVEAIARQPEAISKIQTNMIIAAALVEGVALFAVVVALL, encoded by the coding sequence ATGACTGGAATGATTGGACACGCTGGAATGGTTTTAGCCGCTGCTACAACTGTTTTTGGTAACGTTGCTGCTCTTGGTGCAGGTTTAGCTGCTATTGGTGCAGGTATCGGTATCGGGCAGATCGGTGGTAAAGCCGTTGAAGCTATCGCACGCCAGCCTGAAGCTATCTCAAAAATTCAAACAAACATGATCATCGCTGCAGCTCTTGTAGAAGGTGTTGCTTTGTTTGCTGTGGTAGTTGCCCTGCTCTAA
- the atpB gene encoding F0F1 ATP synthase subunit A yields the protein MTSGKILNSKIFNIFFICAFFLLAGTFSKSASAREKAPEGAEKKFEPKDVILEHIGDSHFWPIVFPFVKETKIPLPVILYTDKGLEQFSSGDLLPEGTVYTGVKYSYKLEGNKIAVVDASGKVDEAANKKVWDFSITRNVISMFMTITLLLIVFLTISSAYKKRVGKAPKGLQSFLEPLILFIRDDVAIPNIGVKYTKYMPLLLTIFFFILINNLFGMIPVFPGGFNLTGNIAVTLTLATITLLVVNFSANKYYWKHIFMPPIPIWLYIIMVPVELISVISRPFALMIRLFANITAGHIIVLSLISLIFIFNTIWISPVSVAFTVFIDTIELLVAFLQAYIFTMLSSLFIGMAIEEHH from the coding sequence ATGACAAGCGGCAAGATTTTGAACTCAAAAATTTTTAACATTTTCTTCATTTGCGCGTTTTTTTTACTCGCAGGCACATTTTCAAAATCAGCATCCGCCCGGGAAAAGGCACCGGAGGGTGCCGAAAAGAAGTTTGAGCCAAAGGATGTGATATTGGAGCATATCGGCGATTCTCACTTTTGGCCAATTGTCTTCCCCTTTGTAAAAGAGACAAAAATTCCGCTGCCCGTTATCCTTTATACCGATAAGGGGTTAGAGCAATTTTCTTCCGGAGACTTACTGCCTGAAGGGACTGTATATACCGGTGTAAAATATAGCTACAAGCTTGAAGGTAATAAAATAGCGGTGGTCGATGCTTCGGGCAAGGTGGACGAAGCTGCGAATAAGAAGGTATGGGATTTTTCTATTACGCGAAATGTTATCAGCATGTTCATGACTATAACTTTGCTGCTTATTGTATTCCTTACCATATCATCAGCCTACAAAAAGCGCGTTGGTAAAGCTCCAAAAGGTTTGCAATCGTTCCTCGAACCGCTCATCCTGTTTATCCGTGATGATGTGGCCATACCGAACATTGGTGTAAAGTACACGAAGTATATGCCTTTGCTGCTTACCATCTTCTTTTTTATACTGATCAATAACCTATTTGGTATGATCCCGGTTTTCCCCGGTGGTTTTAACCTGACAGGAAATATAGCTGTTACATTAACACTGGCTACTATTACGTTGCTTGTAGTTAATTTCAGTGCCAATAAATATTACTGGAAACACATATTTATGCCGCCTATACCCATATGGTTGTACATCATCATGGTTCCGGTGGAGCTCATATCGGTTATATCACGCCCCTTTGCGTTGATGATACGTTTGTTTGCAAACATCACTGCAGGCCACATCATTGTATTGAGTTTGATATCCCTGATATTTATTTTTAACACAATATGGATATCACCGGTATCGGTAGCGTTCACTGTGTTTATCGATACCATCGAATTGCTGGTGGCGTTTTTGCAGGCTTATATCTTTACCATGCTTTCGTCGCTGTTCATAGGAATGGCCATTGAAGAGCATCATTAA
- a CDS encoding AtpZ/AtpI family protein, with product MTNNEPNNKNGRSINAYAKYSGLGFQMIVIIGGLAYLGTKIDQSAGHQTKWVTAVLALVGVFISLYIVIVSLKK from the coding sequence ATGACTAATAATGAACCAAATAATAAGAATGGCCGTTCAATCAATGCTTACGCGAAATACTCCGGCCTTGGCTTCCAGATGATCGTTATTATTGGCGGGCTTGCCTACCTGGGAACTAAGATCGATCAGTCCGCCGGCCATCAAACCAAATGGGTCACCGCGGTACTGGCGCTTGTTGGCGTCTTTATCTCATTGTACATAGTTATTGTATCTCTTAAAAAGTGA
- the porW gene encoding type IX secretion system periplasmic lipoprotein PorW/SprE, translating to MRRTSETSVFRRIYFPVLVLLIAGCSLEKKSGFNRAMQNLTAHYNILFDADEILREKQESYALSFVDSYNEILRVYQDTTAQSGTPDKDLEEAKAKGNKIINIKEQSHYLGDAYLVLGKTDYLEANYFDATEYFSYVVRSFPEEKKLSEEALMWKARTLICLDQLPKAKLAIDSAVSNIDKKTKKSTIADIYATKLQYDIDVQNYEEGEQVAKKAIQFCRNKGQRLRLTFIMAQLQELNNKTTDAYKNYSSIVNSNAAFEMAFNANLNRIRIEQNETGAKVNRIDRLRSLIKNENNKDFIDQVYYQIAQLYYTGKDLNNAIKNYHLSINYSRKNQNQKGLSYLRLADIYFKDRGDYVAAKKYYDSTLFSLSPGYPGYQTIKKKSDNLQLLADRFSIISREDTLQMLAKLDEKARSTRIDAMVSNETLHRQQVQAGIDNAIAANNTQPGGPQGGGGSTFYFYNSNAVSQGYNDFKRRWGNRKLEDNWRRSNKSNGNSTLTTAESIDPDAPADQAAKGKGVNAGDYRKQLIDNLPLTPEKLAISNKLIYDAYFDVANFYRDILGDRKEAIATYELLLSRFPDSPDKPALYYNLYRLYTDDNNQAKADEYKNLLLKNFPDTPFAKIIVDPDYGKKLNDADAELTEKYNQVYDAFSKPDYPRTILLIDALQKQRPDNKWAAQLDYLRAIAQGHLEKLDPFKADLAAIISKYPNDRLITPLVKQHLIYLDANRDALFKRPVVLTDKDPNEEPFVPPAMTEAQQAAARYNNLLAEQQAAAVKQAEAAKVVKDPLTGKPVVEKPDSAKANTVQGKVPSATKEAAKSSIFSMRDSTNYYFVVNVSTATVNLASSRFGIGQFNRANLAGSAIKHQLMSVGDNNQLIYVGRFYSLGAVKDYARAIIPLMPDIMKVPKDQYSFFIITQENLDKLNNKSTLDSYIDYYQNNY from the coding sequence TTGAGGCGCACTTCTGAAACATCTGTCTTTCGACGAATATACTTCCCGGTTTTAGTGCTGTTGATAGCAGGATGCTCACTCGAAAAGAAAAGCGGCTTCAACCGCGCCATGCAGAATCTGACGGCGCATTACAATATCCTGTTTGATGCCGACGAGATACTGCGCGAGAAACAGGAAAGTTACGCTTTGTCATTTGTAGATTCCTATAATGAGATATTGCGCGTTTACCAGGATACAACGGCACAGAGCGGCACCCCGGATAAAGACCTTGAGGAGGCCAAAGCAAAAGGCAACAAGATCATCAACATTAAAGAGCAAAGCCACTACCTTGGCGACGCCTATTTGGTTTTAGGAAAAACGGATTATCTTGAGGCCAATTATTTCGACGCAACGGAATATTTCAGTTACGTGGTAAGATCGTTCCCGGAGGAAAAAAAACTGTCTGAAGAAGCTTTGATGTGGAAGGCCCGTACCCTGATCTGTCTGGATCAATTGCCGAAAGCAAAACTGGCTATAGATTCGGCTGTTTCGAACATTGATAAGAAAACAAAGAAGAGCACCATCGCTGATATTTACGCCACGAAGCTGCAATATGATATTGATGTGCAGAATTATGAAGAAGGCGAACAGGTGGCGAAAAAGGCAATACAATTCTGTCGTAATAAAGGTCAGCGGCTGCGCTTGACCTTTATTATGGCCCAATTGCAGGAATTGAACAATAAAACAACCGACGCTTATAAAAACTACAGCAGTATAGTAAACAGCAATGCAGCGTTCGAAATGGCTTTTAATGCTAACCTTAATCGTATAAGGATAGAACAAAATGAGACCGGCGCCAAAGTGAACCGGATAGACCGGCTGCGCAGCTTAATCAAAAACGAGAATAATAAAGATTTTATAGACCAGGTATATTACCAGATAGCGCAGTTATATTATACCGGCAAGGACCTGAACAACGCCATCAAAAACTATCACCTCTCAATAAACTATAGCCGCAAAAATCAAAACCAGAAGGGACTCTCCTACCTGCGGCTGGCCGATATCTATTTCAAAGACCGGGGCGATTATGTGGCTGCCAAGAAATATTACGATAGCACGCTTTTTAGTTTGTCGCCCGGCTATCCGGGTTACCAAACCATCAAAAAGAAAAGCGACAACCTGCAATTGCTTGCAGACAGATTTAGCATCATATCGAGGGAAGATACCTTGCAAATGTTGGCGAAGCTGGATGAAAAAGCCAGGAGCACGCGTATAGATGCGATGGTTAGTAATGAGACACTGCACCGGCAGCAGGTTCAGGCTGGTATTGATAACGCGATAGCTGCAAATAATACGCAGCCGGGCGGTCCCCAGGGTGGCGGCGGGAGCACATTTTATTTTTATAACAGCAACGCCGTGAGCCAGGGCTACAACGATTTTAAACGCCGATGGGGCAACCGCAAGCTGGAAGACAACTGGCGGAGAAGCAATAAATCAAATGGCAATTCGACGCTCACCACAGCTGAAAGTATTGACCCTGACGCGCCGGCTGACCAGGCAGCGAAAGGCAAGGGCGTTAATGCCGGTGATTACCGCAAACAATTAATAGACAACCTGCCGCTTACACCGGAAAAACTCGCCATATCGAACAAGCTTATTTATGATGCCTATTTTGACGTTGCTAATTTTTACCGGGATATATTAGGCGACAGGAAAGAAGCGATCGCGACCTATGAGTTATTGCTGAGTCGTTTTCCGGATAGCCCGGACAAACCGGCTTTATACTATAACCTTTACCGCTTATATACCGATGACAACAACCAGGCAAAGGCAGACGAATATAAAAACCTCCTGCTGAAAAACTTCCCGGATACGCCATTTGCGAAAATTATTGTCGACCCGGATTACGGCAAAAAACTGAATGATGCCGATGCCGAGCTAACTGAAAAATACAACCAGGTTTATGACGCTTTTTCGAAGCCTGACTATCCACGTACCATATTGCTTATAGATGCTCTTCAAAAACAACGGCCGGACAATAAATGGGCCGCTCAATTGGATTATCTTCGGGCAATAGCTCAGGGACATTTGGAAAAGCTGGATCCATTTAAAGCCGATCTTGCCGCTATAATAAGCAAATATCCAAACGACAGGCTGATAACGCCATTAGTGAAGCAACATCTAATTTACCTCGATGCCAATCGCGATGCTTTGTTTAAAAGACCAGTCGTACTAACGGACAAGGACCCGAACGAGGAACCTTTTGTACCACCGGCGATGACAGAAGCCCAGCAAGCCGCCGCCAGGTATAATAACCTCCTTGCAGAACAGCAGGCTGCTGCTGTAAAGCAGGCCGAAGCTGCAAAAGTTGTAAAGGACCCTTTAACAGGTAAGCCGGTTGTTGAAAAACCAGACTCGGCTAAAGCCAATACTGTTCAGGGTAAAGTTCCTTCTGCAACCAAAGAAGCAGCCAAATCATCAATATTCTCGATGCGCGACAGCACGAATTACTATTTTGTAGTGAATGTGAGCACGGCAACCGTAAACCTGGCCTCATCACGTTTCGGCATAGGGCAGTTTAATCGCGCTAACCTGGCAGGCAGTGCCATTAAACACCAGCTGATGAGCGTAGGCGACAACAACCAACTGATTTACGTGGGACGGTTTTACAGCCTCGGAGCAGTTAAAGATTACGCCCGTGCTATTATCCCGCTGATGCCGGATATTATGAAAGTTCCGAAGGACCAGTATAGTTTTTTTATCATTACGCAGGAAAATTTGGATAAGCTGAACAATAAATCTACGCTGGACAGTTATATAGATTATTACCAGAATAATTATTGA